In a genomic window of Epinephelus lanceolatus isolate andai-2023 chromosome 3, ASM4190304v1, whole genome shotgun sequence:
- the LOC144462551 gene encoding V-set and immunoglobulin domain-containing protein 10-like has product MLLFFVSVGCCQRNREMNTPSFGVLFIFTALSISKGNEAFISLQCMAENVGVIGQQSLLECVVKSTQGAADPTIRVVTWRKVGDERPLLVFRRGQTELQPQAGYMFAEPSWNGRNMNVSLLITNTSVEHEGVYTCMVITDSGDATSQTSLKVTGALSVPSVSVSPSAEIVEGSSVTLTCSSDANPAANYTWYKKNGNPNLHPLSKEPQLVFSSIQSSDSGEYYCTTENELGRRTSESIAIDVQLIQGQKGWRVTYTSTEICAVKGSTVEIHCSYRYPSSYYKIDKTFWFVNMTDDVFVDLKTDPQYSGRVQYVCDEIKNDCTLRITDLRESDSAVYKFRFITNQPGGQYYGKSGVTLSVTDLKVSRSSSSSSSYLQCHSSRYLPVRTSYIWYKNGQKIKEDTSPYVDFSYDSADSYSCAVKGCGGFPSPSVLMNIIRLTLVVLVLTLLLLLSLWTRKKKTLSFTTEPQKPVEIELKSCPVYENVSDAVAQTEDTEEQEDLV; this is encoded by the exons ATGCTGTTGTTTTTCGTGTCGGTGGGTTGTTGTCAGCGAAACAG GGAAATGAACACACCCTCATTCGGTGTTCTCTTTATTTTCACTGCTCTCTCTATCAGCAAAGGAAATGAAG CTTTTATTAGTCTACAATGCATGGCTGAAAATGTGGGAGTGATTGGTCAGCAGTCACTGCTGGAGTGTGTTGTCAAATCCACACAAGGCGCAGCAGACCCAACAATCAGGGTGGTCACTTGGAGGAAGGTGGGAGATGAGAGACCCTTACTGGTTTTTCGCAGAGGGCAAACTGAACTGCAGCCACAGGCGGGCTATATGTTTGCTGAGCCATCCTGGAATGGCAGGAACATGAACGTATCTCTGCTCATCACCAACACTTCTGTAGAACACGAGGGAGTTTATACATGTATGGTGATAACAGACAGCGGTGATGCCACCAGCCAAACCAGCCTTAAAGTCACAG GTGCCCTGAgtgttccctctgtgtcagtgagtccctctgctgagatagtggagggcagttcagtgactctgacctgtagcagtgatgctaacccagcagctaactATACCTGGTACAAGAAGAATGGAAACCCCAACCTTCATCCTCTCAGTAAAGAACCACAGCTTGTCTTCAGCTCCATCCAGTCCTCTGACTCTGGAGAGTATTACTGTACAACTGAGAACGAGCTGGGGAGGAGGACGTCTGAATCCATCGCTATTGATGTGCAAT TGATACAGGGTCAGAAAGGCTGGAGAGTGACTTACACCTCTACTGAGATCTGTGCTGTAAAAGGATCAACAGTGGAAATACACTGCAGCTACAGATACCCATCCAGCTATTATAAAATTGATAAAACATTCTGGTTTGTTAATATGACAGATGATGTGTTTGTGGATCTGAAAACAGACCCACAGTATTCAGGTCGTGTGCAGTATGTCTGTGATGAGATAAAGAAtgactgcactctgagaatcaCAGACCTGAGAGAGAGTGACTCAGCTGTGTACAAGTTCAGGTTCATAACAAACCAACCAGGTGGACAATATTATGGTAAATCAGGAGTCACTCTGTCTGTCACAG ATCTCAAGGTCAGCagatcatcttcatcttcatcttcttacCTTCAGTGTCACAGCAGTCGTTATTTACCTGTTCGTACTTCCTACATCTGGTACAAGaatggacagaaaataaaagaagacaCATCTCCTTATGTAGACTTCAGTTATGATTCTGCAGACAGCTATTCCTGTGCTGTAAAAGGATGTGGAGGCTTCCCCTCTCCTTCAGTGT TAATGAATATCATCAGGTTGACTCTGGTGGTCTTGGTGCTGACTCTTCTGCTTCTCCTGAGTCTGTGGACGAG GAAGAAGAAAACTCTGAGCTTCACCACTGAACCACAGAAACCTGTAGAGATAgag TTAAAGTCGTGTCCTGTGTATGAGAACGTCTCAGATGCTGTAGCACAGACAGAAGACACAGAGGAGCAGGAAGACCTGGTGTGA